Proteins encoded within one genomic window of Megalopta genalis isolate 19385.01 chromosome 10, iyMegGena1_principal, whole genome shotgun sequence:
- the LOC117220075 gene encoding uncharacterized protein LOC117220075 isoform X6, protein MANRKFCVRKDELRDDEEWLAFSLEIFSRAFHLLKNFTEFLKSRMGNCCGIDHDRMHLFGALSVVAGTMKYKRPDLFRDICGCIRQDEQKVIPDYIIQNINKVLTNLQKCCVIENIVCDVKDMLEVLEEILICSTSVELGILSYLLHEIMKKLISCRETSPDQLTHADVNRVLRLVNNFIRDWSMRNSLCRFCGRAASKVAQQWGTYCCRSHELYYDVCEEWWQQQTISNDWKTDRSDNRMKQSKSDDDYTGFFSGGPGDRRVAGDESNVEDTRWWTACVPRKPGVIDRAIKRWDNDGPIAAFRRVAGSSSRKTEAGDCGAAGRGPDKFEEIEDGDLRTASCRTIEGGRAPARCRRREKRDGALCEERAGLRGALDADLEGTAVGKMSEIKSDKISARDRRRGRLFKRDGEVNGTDQSPGKKAGDPSRLGHERGYPKADSPKDIRSGTMKPKAGDYEDGQSDRDRKTPIGKKSKAKKLGLGDDEEYEEPPRSKKKSKRAQSLEPIDEEYGKRAGSRKRLSGRTRGKEDTDDEERTDRRGTNKVGIKKNHEFEGRLGVGEDISAREQTKKKKGALDSTEGEESVRKRDGKRRGRSSDDEADSDVMKRGKAGKIRGARTGDKSTAESEGKSKKETREAGTEGRTKGGPSKADGDYSKINGSRYYRDTTKAPDLYRTEGSRLIEYQLSNQSFVKRGWTTMPIPKTMRKVSYYQAKSAKPHMNWFERHKHQGKIYYNDGVSIFVNFHPDGTVDVFYPNGKLAIAFRKSSNRKYGMYTVFTPGGKDCVGVERKSQIVGVFDTVGNGAVFDEDGATRYVTEKNFTGIFNYCRPETPPVQVSNYFCRLSYNQIGGIWGDNPAGPPLVWKWDADEKNLLVETVYLEKPVNRIERFLHRSTRSLKSSGSGKAASSPASSRNKEKKVVEQKPVVAVHDTEEEVTSGCP, encoded by the exons ATGGCAAACAGGAAGTTTTGCGTGCGAAAAGACGAATTAAGGGATGACGAGGAATGGCTAGCTTTCTCCCTGGAGATCTTCTCGAGAGCATTTCATTTATTGAAAAATTTCACGGAGTTCTTGAA GTCGCGTATGGGCAACTGCTGCGGTATAGATCATGATAGGATGCATCTGTTCGGAGCATTGAGCGTGGTAGCTGGGACAATGAAATACAAACGACCTGATTTATTTCGCGACATCTGCGGTTGTATACGACAAGATGAACAAAAAGTCATACCCGATTACATAATTCAAAAC ataaataaagtGTTGACCAACCTGCAAAAATGTTGTGTGATCGAAAATATCGTCTGCGACGTGAAAGACATGTTGGAAGTCCTCGAGGAAATTCTGATCTGTTCAACGTCGGTGGAACTAGGGATATTGTCCTATCTTCTCCACGAAATCATGAAAAAACTGATATCTTGTCGTGAAACTTCGCCAG atCAACTCACCCACGCTGATGTAAACAGGGTACTACGTCTTGTAAATAATTTCATTCGAGATTGGAGCATGAGAAACTCGCTTTGCAGATTTTGCGGCCGTGCTGCTAGTAAAGTAGCTCAGCAATGG GGTACATACTGTTGCAGAAGTCATGAATTATATTACGATGTTTGCGAAGAATGGTGGCAACAGCAAACGATATCT AACGACTGGAAAACAGATCGCAGCGACAATCGAATGAAGCAGTCGAAGAGCGACGACGATTACACGGGGTTCTTTTCCGGTGGGCCCGGAGACAGACGAGTTGCGGGTGATGAATCCAACGTCGAAGACACGAGGTGGTGGACTGCATGTGTCCCGCGGAAGCCCGGAGTCATCGATCGAGCCATAAAACGCTGGGACAACGATGGGCCAATCGCTGCGTTTCGAAGAGTGGCCGGATCGTCGTCGAGGAAAACAGAGGCGGGAGATTGCGGGGCAGCTGGACGAGGGCCGGATAAATTCGAGGAAATCGAGGACGGAGATTTAAGAACGGCATCGTGCCGTACGATCGAAGGTGGCCGCGCTCCAGCGAGGTGTCGCAGACGAGAGAAACGTGACGGTGCTCTTTGCGAAGAGCGCGCCGGGTTACGAGGAGCCCTGGACGCGGACTTAGAAGGAACAGCTGTTGGAAAAAtgagcgaaattaaaagcgacAAGATTTCCGCTCGCGACCGTAGAAGAGGCAGGCTGTTCAAGAGAGACGGCGAGGTAAATGGGACCGACCAATCACCCGGGAAGAAGGCTGGGGATCCATCAAGGTTGGGGCACGAGCGAGGCTATCCGAAAGCTGATTCCCCGAAAGACATCCGATCGGGAACGATGAAGCCAAAAGCGGGAGATTATGAGGATGGTCAATCGGATCGAGATCGAAAGACGCCGATAGGTAAGAAGTCGAAAGCGAAGAAGCTCGGGTTAGGGGACGATGAGGAGTACGAAGAGCCTCCGCGGAGCAAGAAGAAATCGAAGAGAGCCCAAAGTTTGGAACCAATTGACGAGGAATATGGTAAAAGAGCTGGTTCTAGAAAGCGATTATCGGGAAGGACGAGAGGAAAAGAAGATACGGATGATGAAGAGAGGACCGATCGACGCGGCACGAACAAGGTTGGAATAAAGAAGAACCACGAATTCGAAGGGAGGTTGGGTGTTGGCGAGGACATAAGCGCCCgggaacaaacgaagaaaaaaaagggTGCACTTGACAGCACGGAGGGGGAAGAAAGTGTTCGTAAACGTGATGGAAAACGGAGAGGTCGATCGAGCGACGACGAAGCCGATTCGGACGTAATGAAGAGGGGCAAGGCTG GGAAAATACGTGGCGCCAGAACGGGAGATAAATCAACGGCCGAATCAGAGGGCAAAAGTAAGAAAGAGACGAGGGAAGCCGGTACTGAGGGACGTACTAAAGGTGGTCCGAGCAAAGCGGACGGCGATTACAGCAAGATAAATGGATCGCGTTACTACCGCGATACGACAAAAGCCCCGGATCTTTACAGAACAG AAGGCAGCCGCTTGATCGAGTACCAATTATCCAACCAGAGCTTTGTGAAGCGCGGCTGGACCACGATGCCGATCCCTAAAACCATGAGGAAAGTTTCCTACTATCAGGCGAAATCGGCGAAACCACACATGAATTG GTTCGAAAGGCACAAGCACCAGGGAAAAATATATTACAACGATGGCGTCAGTATTTTCGTGAATTTTCATCCCGATGGGACGGTGGACGTTTTCTATCCGAACGGGAAATTGGCCATTGCGTTTCGCAAATCATCAAACCGAAAAT ATGGTATGTATACTGTGTTCACCCCAGGAGGCAAAGACTGCGTGGGAGTGGAAAGAAAGTCGCAGATAGTCGGGGTGTTCGACACCGTGGGCAACGGCGCAGTCTTTGACGAGGACGGCGCGACAAGGTACGTGACGGAAAAGAATTTCACAGGAATTTTTAATTACTGTCGCCCGGAGACACCTCCAGTTCAAGTTTCCAATTATTTCTGCAGGCTGTCCTACAATCAGATTGGAGGAATTTGGGGGGATAATCCTGCTGGCCCGCCGCTGGTGTGGAAATGGGACGCCGACGAAAAGAACTTGCTCGTGGAAACTGTATATCTG GAGAAACCGGTAAATCGAATAGAGAGGTTTCTTCATCGGTCGACGCGATCATTAAAGAG TTCCGGAAGTGGAAAAGCAGCATCGTCGCCGGCGAGCTCGCggaataaggagaagaaggtCGTGGAACAGAAACCTGTTGTCGCGGTGCACGACACCGAAGAAGAGGTCACGTCCGG GTGTCCATGA
- the LOC117220075 gene encoding uncharacterized protein LOC117220075 isoform X3 produces the protein MANRKFCVRKDELRDDEEWLAFSLEIFSRAFHLLKNFTEFLKSRMGNCCGIDHDRMHLFGALSVVAGTMKYKRPDLFRDICGCIRQDEQKVIPDYIIQNINKVLTNLQKCCVIENIVCDVKDMLEVLEEILICSTSVELGILSYLLHEIMKKLISCRETSPDQLTHADVNRVLRLVNNFIRDWSMRNSLCRFCGRAASKVAQQWGTYCCRSHELYYDVCEEWWQQQTISNDWKTDRSDNRMKQSKSDDDYTGFFSGGPGDRRVAGDESNVEDTRWWTACVPRKPGVIDRAIKRWDNDGPIAAFRRVAGSSSRKTEAGDCGAAGRGPDKFEEIEDGDLRTASCRTIEGGRAPARCRRREKRDGALCEERAGLRGALDADLEGTAVGKMSEIKSDKISARDRRRGRLFKRDGEVNGTDQSPGKKAGDPSRLGHERGYPKADSPKDIRSGTMKPKAGDYEDGQSDRDRKTPIGKKSKAKKLGLGDDEEYEEPPRSKKKSKRAQSLEPIDEEYGKRAGSRKRLSGRTRGKEDTDDEERTDRRGTNKVGIKKNHEFEGRLGVGEDISAREQTKKKKGALDSTEGEESVRKRDGKRRGRSSDDEADSDVMKRGKAGKIRGARTGDKSTAESEGKSKKETREAGTEGRTKGGPSKADGDYSKINGSRYYRDTTKAPDLYRTEGSRLIEYQLSNQSFVKRGWTTMPIPKTMRKVSYYQAKSAKPHMNWFERHKHQGKIYYNDGVSIFVNFHPDGTVDVFYPNGKLAIAFRKSSNRKYGMYTVFTPGGKDCVGVERKSQIVGVFDTVGNGAVFDEDGATRYVTEKNFTGIFNYCRPETPPVQVSNYFCRLSYNQIGGIWGDNPAGPPLVWKWDADEKNLLVETVYLEKPVNRIERFLHRSTRSLKSSGSGKAASSPASSRNKEKKVVEQKPVVAVHDTEEEVTSGTFSVQDDYTKDNPLLKMICLKLTRNISLRLSNRRDICLQFFAAGKNIRIEIGTVLNFEKKVASHFVDTSLRDGILKCP, from the exons ATGGCAAACAGGAAGTTTTGCGTGCGAAAAGACGAATTAAGGGATGACGAGGAATGGCTAGCTTTCTCCCTGGAGATCTTCTCGAGAGCATTTCATTTATTGAAAAATTTCACGGAGTTCTTGAA GTCGCGTATGGGCAACTGCTGCGGTATAGATCATGATAGGATGCATCTGTTCGGAGCATTGAGCGTGGTAGCTGGGACAATGAAATACAAACGACCTGATTTATTTCGCGACATCTGCGGTTGTATACGACAAGATGAACAAAAAGTCATACCCGATTACATAATTCAAAAC ataaataaagtGTTGACCAACCTGCAAAAATGTTGTGTGATCGAAAATATCGTCTGCGACGTGAAAGACATGTTGGAAGTCCTCGAGGAAATTCTGATCTGTTCAACGTCGGTGGAACTAGGGATATTGTCCTATCTTCTCCACGAAATCATGAAAAAACTGATATCTTGTCGTGAAACTTCGCCAG atCAACTCACCCACGCTGATGTAAACAGGGTACTACGTCTTGTAAATAATTTCATTCGAGATTGGAGCATGAGAAACTCGCTTTGCAGATTTTGCGGCCGTGCTGCTAGTAAAGTAGCTCAGCAATGG GGTACATACTGTTGCAGAAGTCATGAATTATATTACGATGTTTGCGAAGAATGGTGGCAACAGCAAACGATATCT AACGACTGGAAAACAGATCGCAGCGACAATCGAATGAAGCAGTCGAAGAGCGACGACGATTACACGGGGTTCTTTTCCGGTGGGCCCGGAGACAGACGAGTTGCGGGTGATGAATCCAACGTCGAAGACACGAGGTGGTGGACTGCATGTGTCCCGCGGAAGCCCGGAGTCATCGATCGAGCCATAAAACGCTGGGACAACGATGGGCCAATCGCTGCGTTTCGAAGAGTGGCCGGATCGTCGTCGAGGAAAACAGAGGCGGGAGATTGCGGGGCAGCTGGACGAGGGCCGGATAAATTCGAGGAAATCGAGGACGGAGATTTAAGAACGGCATCGTGCCGTACGATCGAAGGTGGCCGCGCTCCAGCGAGGTGTCGCAGACGAGAGAAACGTGACGGTGCTCTTTGCGAAGAGCGCGCCGGGTTACGAGGAGCCCTGGACGCGGACTTAGAAGGAACAGCTGTTGGAAAAAtgagcgaaattaaaagcgacAAGATTTCCGCTCGCGACCGTAGAAGAGGCAGGCTGTTCAAGAGAGACGGCGAGGTAAATGGGACCGACCAATCACCCGGGAAGAAGGCTGGGGATCCATCAAGGTTGGGGCACGAGCGAGGCTATCCGAAAGCTGATTCCCCGAAAGACATCCGATCGGGAACGATGAAGCCAAAAGCGGGAGATTATGAGGATGGTCAATCGGATCGAGATCGAAAGACGCCGATAGGTAAGAAGTCGAAAGCGAAGAAGCTCGGGTTAGGGGACGATGAGGAGTACGAAGAGCCTCCGCGGAGCAAGAAGAAATCGAAGAGAGCCCAAAGTTTGGAACCAATTGACGAGGAATATGGTAAAAGAGCTGGTTCTAGAAAGCGATTATCGGGAAGGACGAGAGGAAAAGAAGATACGGATGATGAAGAGAGGACCGATCGACGCGGCACGAACAAGGTTGGAATAAAGAAGAACCACGAATTCGAAGGGAGGTTGGGTGTTGGCGAGGACATAAGCGCCCgggaacaaacgaagaaaaaaaagggTGCACTTGACAGCACGGAGGGGGAAGAAAGTGTTCGTAAACGTGATGGAAAACGGAGAGGTCGATCGAGCGACGACGAAGCCGATTCGGACGTAATGAAGAGGGGCAAGGCTG GGAAAATACGTGGCGCCAGAACGGGAGATAAATCAACGGCCGAATCAGAGGGCAAAAGTAAGAAAGAGACGAGGGAAGCCGGTACTGAGGGACGTACTAAAGGTGGTCCGAGCAAAGCGGACGGCGATTACAGCAAGATAAATGGATCGCGTTACTACCGCGATACGACAAAAGCCCCGGATCTTTACAGAACAG AAGGCAGCCGCTTGATCGAGTACCAATTATCCAACCAGAGCTTTGTGAAGCGCGGCTGGACCACGATGCCGATCCCTAAAACCATGAGGAAAGTTTCCTACTATCAGGCGAAATCGGCGAAACCACACATGAATTG GTTCGAAAGGCACAAGCACCAGGGAAAAATATATTACAACGATGGCGTCAGTATTTTCGTGAATTTTCATCCCGATGGGACGGTGGACGTTTTCTATCCGAACGGGAAATTGGCCATTGCGTTTCGCAAATCATCAAACCGAAAAT ATGGTATGTATACTGTGTTCACCCCAGGAGGCAAAGACTGCGTGGGAGTGGAAAGAAAGTCGCAGATAGTCGGGGTGTTCGACACCGTGGGCAACGGCGCAGTCTTTGACGAGGACGGCGCGACAAGGTACGTGACGGAAAAGAATTTCACAGGAATTTTTAATTACTGTCGCCCGGAGACACCTCCAGTTCAAGTTTCCAATTATTTCTGCAGGCTGTCCTACAATCAGATTGGAGGAATTTGGGGGGATAATCCTGCTGGCCCGCCGCTGGTGTGGAAATGGGACGCCGACGAAAAGAACTTGCTCGTGGAAACTGTATATCTG GAGAAACCGGTAAATCGAATAGAGAGGTTTCTTCATCGGTCGACGCGATCATTAAAGAG TTCCGGAAGTGGAAAAGCAGCATCGTCGCCGGCGAGCTCGCggaataaggagaagaaggtCGTGGAACAGAAACCTGTTGTCGCGGTGCACGACACCGAAGAAGAGGTCACGTCCGG CACTTTCAGTGTCCAAGACGACTATACCAAAGACAATCCTCTGCTGAAAATGATCTGTTTAAAACTGACTCGCAACATCAGCTTGAGACTTTCGAACCGAAGGGACATTTGCCTACAATTCTTTGCTGCTGGGAAAAATATCAG AATAGAGATAGGCACGGTCCTGAATTTTGAGAAAAAAGTGGCATCGCACTTCGTAGACACGAGCCTGCGCGACGGCATATTAAA GTGTCCATGA
- the LOC117220075 gene encoding uncharacterized protein LOC117220075 isoform X4 — MANRKFCVRKDELRDDEEWLAFSLEIFSRAFHLLKNFTEFLKSRMGNCCGIDHDRMHLFGALSVVAGTMKYKRPDLFRDICGCIRQDEQKVIPDYIIQNINKVLTNLQKCCVIENIVCDVKDMLEVLEEILICSTSVELGILSYLLHEIMKKLISCRETSPDQLTHADVNRVLRLVNNFIRDWSMRNSLCRFCGRAASKVAQQWGTYCCRSHELYYDVCEEWWQQQTISNDWKTDRSDNRMKQSKSDDDYTGFFSGGPGDRRVAGDESNVEDTRWWTACVPRKPGVIDRAIKRWDNDGPIAAFRRVAGSSSRKTEAGDCGAAGRGPDKFEEIEDGDLRTASCRTIEGGRAPARCRRREKRDGALCEERAGLRGALDADLEGTAVGKMSEIKSDKISARDRRRGRLFKRDGEVNGTDQSPGKKAGDPSRLGHERGYPKADSPKDIRSGTMKPKAGDYEDGQSDRDRKTPIGKKSKAKKLGLGDDEEYEEPPRSKKKSKRAQSLEPIDEEYGKRAGSRKRLSGRTRGKEDTDDEERTDRRGTNKVGIKKNHEFEGRLGVGEDISAREQTKKKKGALDSTEGEESVRKRDGKRRGRSSDDEADSDVMKRGKAGKIRGARTGDKSTAESEGKSKKETREAGTEGRTKGGPSKADGDYSKINGSRYYRDTTKAPDLYRTEGSRLIEYQLSNQSFVKRGWTTMPIPKTMRKVSYYQAKSAKPHMNWFERHKHQGKIYYNDGVSIFVNFHPDGTVDVFYPNGKLAIAFRKSSNRKYGMYTVFTPGGKDCVGVERKSQIVGVFDTVGNGAVFDEDGATRYVTEKNFTGIFNYCRPETPPVQVSNYFCRLSYNQIGGIWGDNPAGPPLVWKWDADEKNLLVETVYLEKPVNRIERFLHRSTRSLKSSGSGKAASSPASSRNKEKKVVEQKPVVAVHDTEEEVTSGTFSVQDDYTKDNPLLKMICLKLTRNISLRLSNRRDICLQFFAAGKNIRCP, encoded by the exons ATGGCAAACAGGAAGTTTTGCGTGCGAAAAGACGAATTAAGGGATGACGAGGAATGGCTAGCTTTCTCCCTGGAGATCTTCTCGAGAGCATTTCATTTATTGAAAAATTTCACGGAGTTCTTGAA GTCGCGTATGGGCAACTGCTGCGGTATAGATCATGATAGGATGCATCTGTTCGGAGCATTGAGCGTGGTAGCTGGGACAATGAAATACAAACGACCTGATTTATTTCGCGACATCTGCGGTTGTATACGACAAGATGAACAAAAAGTCATACCCGATTACATAATTCAAAAC ataaataaagtGTTGACCAACCTGCAAAAATGTTGTGTGATCGAAAATATCGTCTGCGACGTGAAAGACATGTTGGAAGTCCTCGAGGAAATTCTGATCTGTTCAACGTCGGTGGAACTAGGGATATTGTCCTATCTTCTCCACGAAATCATGAAAAAACTGATATCTTGTCGTGAAACTTCGCCAG atCAACTCACCCACGCTGATGTAAACAGGGTACTACGTCTTGTAAATAATTTCATTCGAGATTGGAGCATGAGAAACTCGCTTTGCAGATTTTGCGGCCGTGCTGCTAGTAAAGTAGCTCAGCAATGG GGTACATACTGTTGCAGAAGTCATGAATTATATTACGATGTTTGCGAAGAATGGTGGCAACAGCAAACGATATCT AACGACTGGAAAACAGATCGCAGCGACAATCGAATGAAGCAGTCGAAGAGCGACGACGATTACACGGGGTTCTTTTCCGGTGGGCCCGGAGACAGACGAGTTGCGGGTGATGAATCCAACGTCGAAGACACGAGGTGGTGGACTGCATGTGTCCCGCGGAAGCCCGGAGTCATCGATCGAGCCATAAAACGCTGGGACAACGATGGGCCAATCGCTGCGTTTCGAAGAGTGGCCGGATCGTCGTCGAGGAAAACAGAGGCGGGAGATTGCGGGGCAGCTGGACGAGGGCCGGATAAATTCGAGGAAATCGAGGACGGAGATTTAAGAACGGCATCGTGCCGTACGATCGAAGGTGGCCGCGCTCCAGCGAGGTGTCGCAGACGAGAGAAACGTGACGGTGCTCTTTGCGAAGAGCGCGCCGGGTTACGAGGAGCCCTGGACGCGGACTTAGAAGGAACAGCTGTTGGAAAAAtgagcgaaattaaaagcgacAAGATTTCCGCTCGCGACCGTAGAAGAGGCAGGCTGTTCAAGAGAGACGGCGAGGTAAATGGGACCGACCAATCACCCGGGAAGAAGGCTGGGGATCCATCAAGGTTGGGGCACGAGCGAGGCTATCCGAAAGCTGATTCCCCGAAAGACATCCGATCGGGAACGATGAAGCCAAAAGCGGGAGATTATGAGGATGGTCAATCGGATCGAGATCGAAAGACGCCGATAGGTAAGAAGTCGAAAGCGAAGAAGCTCGGGTTAGGGGACGATGAGGAGTACGAAGAGCCTCCGCGGAGCAAGAAGAAATCGAAGAGAGCCCAAAGTTTGGAACCAATTGACGAGGAATATGGTAAAAGAGCTGGTTCTAGAAAGCGATTATCGGGAAGGACGAGAGGAAAAGAAGATACGGATGATGAAGAGAGGACCGATCGACGCGGCACGAACAAGGTTGGAATAAAGAAGAACCACGAATTCGAAGGGAGGTTGGGTGTTGGCGAGGACATAAGCGCCCgggaacaaacgaagaaaaaaaagggTGCACTTGACAGCACGGAGGGGGAAGAAAGTGTTCGTAAACGTGATGGAAAACGGAGAGGTCGATCGAGCGACGACGAAGCCGATTCGGACGTAATGAAGAGGGGCAAGGCTG GGAAAATACGTGGCGCCAGAACGGGAGATAAATCAACGGCCGAATCAGAGGGCAAAAGTAAGAAAGAGACGAGGGAAGCCGGTACTGAGGGACGTACTAAAGGTGGTCCGAGCAAAGCGGACGGCGATTACAGCAAGATAAATGGATCGCGTTACTACCGCGATACGACAAAAGCCCCGGATCTTTACAGAACAG AAGGCAGCCGCTTGATCGAGTACCAATTATCCAACCAGAGCTTTGTGAAGCGCGGCTGGACCACGATGCCGATCCCTAAAACCATGAGGAAAGTTTCCTACTATCAGGCGAAATCGGCGAAACCACACATGAATTG GTTCGAAAGGCACAAGCACCAGGGAAAAATATATTACAACGATGGCGTCAGTATTTTCGTGAATTTTCATCCCGATGGGACGGTGGACGTTTTCTATCCGAACGGGAAATTGGCCATTGCGTTTCGCAAATCATCAAACCGAAAAT ATGGTATGTATACTGTGTTCACCCCAGGAGGCAAAGACTGCGTGGGAGTGGAAAGAAAGTCGCAGATAGTCGGGGTGTTCGACACCGTGGGCAACGGCGCAGTCTTTGACGAGGACGGCGCGACAAGGTACGTGACGGAAAAGAATTTCACAGGAATTTTTAATTACTGTCGCCCGGAGACACCTCCAGTTCAAGTTTCCAATTATTTCTGCAGGCTGTCCTACAATCAGATTGGAGGAATTTGGGGGGATAATCCTGCTGGCCCGCCGCTGGTGTGGAAATGGGACGCCGACGAAAAGAACTTGCTCGTGGAAACTGTATATCTG GAGAAACCGGTAAATCGAATAGAGAGGTTTCTTCATCGGTCGACGCGATCATTAAAGAG TTCCGGAAGTGGAAAAGCAGCATCGTCGCCGGCGAGCTCGCggaataaggagaagaaggtCGTGGAACAGAAACCTGTTGTCGCGGTGCACGACACCGAAGAAGAGGTCACGTCCGG CACTTTCAGTGTCCAAGACGACTATACCAAAGACAATCCTCTGCTGAAAATGATCTGTTTAAAACTGACTCGCAACATCAGCTTGAGACTTTCGAACCGAAGGGACATTTGCCTACAATTCTTTGCTGCTGGGAAAAATATCAG GTGTCCATGA